The Salmo trutta chromosome 6, fSalTru1.1, whole genome shotgun sequence genome has a window encoding:
- the LOC115196489 gene encoding E3 ubiquitin-protein ligase TRIM39-like: MSTSSNVLSEEQFLCSVCLDVFTEPVSIPCGHNFCKVCIREYWNSTVLCQCPLCKDTFNRRPEPKTNTTLRDVADHFKRMKVTDGEESSSKPGGVAPVQQMIQERLQKVKEIKYSVELSQRDAEREIAGSVEVFTALVRSIERSQGEVIKEVEEKQKAAERQAERLIEELEQEITELQRRGTGLDHVHLIKRFPSPIKDWSEISVHRDLHVGTVRRALSRLEETLQKEMEKSWDPELRRLQQWSVDVTLDPDTAHCKLIVSEDRKQVSYGDIRQILPDLPERFECYLSVLGKEGFSSGRFHFEVQVRGKIEWQVGVARESIIRKGQTAVSPEGGLWALYMNRNKYVAKDTPPIPLFLSQKPQKVGVFVDYEEGQISFYDVENRSHIYSFIGCIFTEKLYPYLNPCDNEEGPNTAPLVISPVNHTDRIGVQKGNR, translated from the coding sequence ATGTCCACCTCCAGCAATGTCTTGTCTGAAGAGCAGTTcctgtgctctgtctgtctggatgtgtTCACTGAGCCAGTCTCTATTCCATGTGGTCACAACTTCTGCAAGGTCTGTATCAGGGAATACTGGAACAGCACTGTCCTGTGCCAGTGTCCACTGTGTAAGGACACATTCAACAGAAGACCTGAACCAAAAACCAACACAACACTCAGAGATGTTGCAGATCATTTTAAGAGGATGAAGGTCACTGACGGAGAGGAGTCCTCTTCCAAGCCTGGAGGAGTAGCACCAGTGCAGCAGATGATCCAGGAACGACTGCAGAAGGTTAAGGAGATCAAATACTCAGTAGAGCTCAgccagagagatgcagagagagagatagcaggaagTGTGGAGGTCTTCACTGCTCTGGTTCGCTCCATTGAGAGAAGTCAGGGTGAGGTTATTAAGGAGGTTGAGGAGAAGCAGAAAGCAGCTGAGAGGCAGGCTGAAAGGCTCATTGAAGAGCTGGAGCAGGAAATCACTGAGCTGCAGAGGAGAGGCACTGGGCTGGACCACGTCCACCTCATCAAGAGGTTCCCATCCCCGATCAAGGACTGGTCTGAGATCAGTGTTCACAGGGATCTGCATGTAGGAACTGTGAGGAGAGCTCTGTCTCGGCTGGAGGAGACACTtcagaaagagatggagaagtcGTGGGATCCTGAGCTGAGGAGGTTACAGCAGTGGTCAGTGGATGTGACTCTGGATCCGGATACAGCACACTGCAAGCTCATTGTGTCGGAGGACAGGAAACAAGTGAGCTATGGAGACATACGGCAGATTCTCCCTGACCTCCCAGAGAGGTTTGAATGTTATCTATCGGTCCTGGGAAAGGAAGGCTTCTCCTCAGGGAGATTCCACTTTGAGGTTCAGGTTAGGGGAAAAATTGAGTGGCAGGTAGGAGTGGCCAGAGAATCCATCATTAGGAAGGGCCAAACAGCTGTAAGCCCTGAGGGTGGACTCTGGGCTCTGTATATGAATAGGAATAAGTATGTAGCCAAGGACACACCCCCTATCCCCCTCTTCCTGAGTCAGAAACCCCAGAAGGTGGGGGTGTTTGTGGATTACGAGGAGGGTCAGATCTCCTTTTATGATGTAGAAAACAGGTCTCATATCTACTCTTTCATTGGTTGTATTTTCACTGAGAAACTATATCCATACTTGAACCCCTGTGATAATGAGGAGGGTCCAAACACAGCCCCATTGGTCATCTCTCCTGTCAATCACACTGACAGAAttggggtccaaaaaggcaacagatGA
- the LOC115196491 gene encoding E3 ubiquitin-protein ligase TRIM39-like, with translation MSTSSNVLSEEQFLCSICLDVFTEPVSIPCGHNFCKVCIREYWNSTILCQCPLCKDTFNRRPEPKTNTTLRDVADHFKRMKVTDGEESSSKPGGVAQVQQMIQERLQKVKEIKYSVELSQRDAEREIAGSVEVFTALIRSIERSQGEVIEEVEEKQKAAERQAEGLIEELEQEITELQRRGTELDHVHLLQRFPSPIKDWSEISVHRDLHVGTVRRALSRLEETLQKEMEKSCDAELKMIRQRSVDVTLDPDTAHPCLIVSENRKQVSFQGTRRNIPYNPKRFSTRLAVLGKEGFSSGRFYFEVQVRGKIEWEVGVARESIIRKGQTAVSPDGGLWALYMTGENKYEIKDTPPIPLFLSQKPQKVGVFVDYEEGQISFYDVENRSHIYSFTGCIFTEKLYPYLNPCDNSEGPNTAPLVISPVNHTD, from the coding sequence ATGTCCACCTCCAGCAATGTCTTGTCTGAAGAGCAGTTCCTGTGCTCTATCTGTCTGGATGTGTTCACTGAGCCAGTCTCTATTCCATGTGGTCACAACTTCTGCAAGGTCTGTATCAGGGAATACTGGAACAGCACTATCCTGTGCCAGTGTCCACTGTGTAAGGACACATTCAACAGAAGACCTGAACCAAAAACCAACACAACGCTCAGAGATGTTGCAGATCATTTTAAGAGGATGAAGGTCACGGACGGAGAGGAGTCCTCTTCCAAGCCTGGAGGAGTAGCACAAGTGCAGCAGATGATCCAGGAGCGACTGCAGAAAGTTAAGGAGATCAAATACTCAGTAGAGCTCAgccagagagatgcagagagagagatagcaggaagTGTGGAGGTCTTCACTGCTTTGATTCGCTCCATTGAGAGAAGTCAGGGTGAGGTTATTGAGGAGGTTGAGGAGAAGCAGAAAGCAGCTGAGAGGCAGGCTGAAGGGCTCATTGAAGAGCTGGAACAGGAAATCACTGAGCTGCAGAGGAGAGGCACTGAGCTGGACCATGTCCACCTCCTCCAGAGGTTCCCATCCCCGATCAAGGACTGGTCTGAGATCAGTGTTCACAGGGATCTGCATGTAGGAACTGTGAGGAGAGCTCTGTCTCGGCTGGAGGAGACACTtcagaaagagatggagaagtcGTGCGATGCTGAACTGAAGATGATACGGCAGCGGTCAGTGGATGTGACTCTGGATCCTGATACAGCACACCCGTGTCTCATTGTGTCTGAGAACAGGAAACAAGTGAGCTTTCAAGGCACACGGCGGAATATCCCTTACAACCCAAAGAGGTTTAGTACTCGTCTAGCTGTCCTGGGAAAGGAAGGCTTCTCCTCAGGGAGATTCTACTTTGAGGTTCAGGTTAGAGGGAAGATTGAGTGGGAGGTAGGAGTGGCCAGAGAATCCATCATTAGGAAGGGCCAAACAGCTGTAAGCCCTGATGGTGGACTCTGGGCTCTGTATATGACGGGTGAGAATAAGTACGAGATCAAGGACACACCCCCTATCCCCCTCTTCCTGAGTCAGAAACCCCAGAAGGTGGGGGTGTTTGTGGATTACGAGGAGGGTCAGATCTCCTTTTATGATGTAGAAAACAGGTCTCATATCTACTCTTTCACTGGTTGTATCTTCACTGAGAAACTATATCCATACTTGAACCCCTGTGATAATTCTGAGGGTCCAAACACAGCCCCATTGGTCATCTCTCCTGTCAATCACACTGACTGA